Proteins encoded in a region of the Phacochoerus africanus isolate WHEZ1 chromosome 8, ROS_Pafr_v1, whole genome shotgun sequence genome:
- the LOC125134453 gene encoding uncharacterized protein LOC125134453 gives MCQEYGTPSINFRTAQHLGKSTRTRSLPGKRSSLAGNFPFKRLRAGPRKAPTGSRCAPPRSQIPPLSAVLYPAAPPRLLAPDLLHSLPLAGFRLPDSRFSGEESRPTLPVSARA, from the coding sequence ATGTGCCAGGAATATGGAACACCCTCAATAAACTTTAGGACTGCGCAGCACCTTGGAAAGAGTACGAGAACCCGCAGCCTCCCAGGAAAGCGCAGCTCTCTTGCCGGGAACTTCCCCTTTAAGCGCCTGCGCGCCGGGCCACGGAAGGCGCCCACCGGAAGTCGCTGCGCGCCGCCACGAAGTCAGATTCCTCCGCTGAGCGCGGTGCTTTATCCTGCGGCGCCGCCCCGTCTCCTAGCCCCAGATCTCCTCCACTCCCTGCCGCTCGCCGGTTTCAGGCTTCCTGACTCCCGCTTCTCCGGCGAAGAGTCTCGACCGACCCTGCCCGTCAGTGCTCGGGCCTAG